One Desulfurellaceae bacterium DNA window includes the following coding sequences:
- a CDS encoding DUF1329 domain-containing protein: MKLRKFLGTACAALAVGALGLAAPVNAYDQCTLVECIGPEHKYTGEVFTKDNMAEAGELIIPGVAWYVEQGMEIKVIETIPIPLPKLFQEATEKYSGQVEISPDGREMFNYVAGVPFPNIDPNDPLAGAKLMWNQEQKPQYVDNVGTEWITELVNSKG; this comes from the coding sequence ATGAAGCTAAGAAAGTTCCTGGGAACCGCCTGTGCCGCGCTGGCCGTCGGCGCACTAGGTCTGGCGGCTCCAGTCAACGCCTATGACCAATGCACCCTGGTCGAATGTATCGGCCCCGAGCACAAATACACCGGCGAGGTGTTCACCAAAGACAATATGGCCGAAGCCGGCGAGCTGATCATCCCCGGCGTGGCATGGTATGTCGAGCAGGGCATGGAGATCAAGGTCATCGAGACAATCCCGATCCCGCTGCCCAAGCTGTTCCAAGAGGCGACCGAGAAATACTCCGGCCAGGTCGAGATCTCGCCCGACGGGCGCGAGATGTTCAACTATGTGGCTGGGGTGCCCTTCCCCAATATCGACCCCAACGATCCGCTGGCCGGGGCCAAGCTGATGTGGAATCAGGAACAGAAGCCCCAGTATGTGGACAACGTCGGCACCGAGTGGATCACCGAGCTGGTCAACAGCAAGGGTGA
- a CDS encoding DsbA family protein yields the protein MSRSLWRRRLIRLGLGLLTVLCLAQPRWADEHLLDHYASIPGSYLFVRRAPEEARPDSIRLTVFEDFLCPACYQTVSQLIPSLQKKYGARLRVEFFGYPIVDPKSSIPARAYAVADEFGLGPEMQQALFRVQFEERLDITSRDGLARVADRVGLDPELLLTRLAGEDGQAEVARSLALGRRYQIDSVPGLVLDGWIRVTTVSQTNLETIIDGMLERKSREEPSPGR from the coding sequence ATGTCTCGCTCCCTCTGGAGACGGCGGCTCATCCGCCTCGGACTCGGCCTGCTGACCGTCTTGTGCCTGGCCCAGCCGAGGTGGGCCGACGAGCACCTGCTCGACCACTACGCTTCCATCCCCGGCTCCTACCTCTTTGTCCGGCGCGCTCCCGAGGAGGCGCGACCGGATTCGATCAGACTGACCGTCTTCGAGGATTTTCTGTGCCCGGCCTGCTACCAGACGGTGAGCCAGCTCATCCCCAGCCTCCAAAAAAAATATGGCGCGCGTTTGCGGGTCGAATTCTTCGGCTACCCGATCGTCGACCCCAAGTCCTCTATCCCGGCCCGCGCCTATGCCGTGGCCGACGAGTTCGGCTTAGGCCCCGAAATGCAACAGGCACTCTTCCGGGTTCAGTTTGAAGAGCGGCTCGACATCACCAGCCGGGACGGCCTGGCCCGCGTGGCGGACAGGGTTGGGCTTGACCCGGAACTGCTGCTGACCCGCCTGGCGGGCGAAGACGGCCAGGCCGAGGTCGCCCGCAGCCTGGCCCTGGGGCGTCGCTACCAGATCGATTCGGTGCCCGGCCTCGTTCTTGACGGCTGGATCCGGGTCACGACCGTTTCCCAGACCAATCTTGAGACCATCATCGACGGGATGCTGGAACGGAAAAGCCGAGAAGAGCCCTCCCCAGGACGGTGA
- a CDS encoding OmpH family outer membrane protein translates to MRRLSFVMLSIFLAFSFALVALGGAAQEEGQSALNGVKIGYVDLVRAMAECEAGKKAQDQLKKEVENSEQRLLKQRERVEQIKEELEKKAMVLREEERDALGQDYRQSLRDFERRYKDAEEDLKIKDRQLTGRIMMQLQQIVAELGEKGAYTVILEGNNTVVLYGQQNIDLTDQVIQEHNKRFSQQS, encoded by the coding sequence ATGCGCCGGTTGTCGTTTGTGATGTTATCAATCTTTTTGGCCTTTTCCTTTGCCCTGGTCGCACTCGGTGGGGCAGCTCAGGAGGAGGGCCAGAGTGCCCTGAACGGCGTCAAAATCGGCTATGTTGACTTGGTTCGGGCCATGGCCGAGTGCGAGGCCGGCAAAAAAGCCCAGGACCAACTCAAGAAGGAAGTCGAGAATTCAGAGCAGCGTTTGCTGAAGCAGCGGGAGCGGGTCGAACAGATCAAGGAGGAGCTCGAAAAAAAGGCCATGGTCCTGCGTGAAGAGGAACGCGACGCCCTGGGACAGGACTACCGTCAGAGTCTGCGGGACTTTGAACGGCGCTATAAAGATGCCGAAGAGGATCTGAAGATCAAGGACAGGCAGCTGACCGGTCGGATCATGATGCAGCTACAACAGATTGTGGCCGAGCTGGGCGAAAAGGGCGCCTATACGGTGATTCTGGAGGGTAATAACACCGTCGTTCTCTACGGCCAGCAGAATATCGACCTGACCGACCAGGTCATCCAAGAACACAATAAGCGTTTCTCCCAACAGAGTTAG
- the acnA gene encoding aconitate hydratase AcnA, which translates to MPHNLFESLQTFKLGNGQTARFYSLPQLERHGLGQISRLPVSIRIVLESVLRNYDGTRIEEGDVRNLAGWGPHDTRTAEIPFTVARIVLQDFTGVPLLVDLAAMRSAVAKLAKDPKLIEPLVPVDLVVDHSIQVDYAGVGNALERNMQREFERNQARYQFLKWGMQAFDSFKVVPPGIGIVHQVNLEYLAKGVLEKDGVYYPDTLVGTDSHTTMINGLGVVGWGVGGIEAEAGMLGQPVYFLTPDVVGLHMTGSLREGVTATDLVLHCTELLRAAKVVGKFVEFHGQGAAQLPLTDRATIANMAPEYGATMGFFPVDEETCRYLTATGRSEEQVDAFRRYFQAQDMFGIPGKDQCSYSQVLELDLADVQPAVAGPKRPQDRINLPDLKQTFADLFQQPASENGYAKSPDELGTRYPININGSGDIGHGDVLIAAITSCTNTSNPSVMLAAGLVAKKAVEKGLTIRPTVKASLGPGSRVVTEYLDETGLQAYLDRLGFHLVGYGCTTCIGNSGPLDPDIEAAVTSHDLITASVLSGNRNFEARVHQNIKANFLMSPPLVVAFALAGRVDIDLNTEPLGTGTDGQPVYLRDLWPSSAEIQTLIQAAREPHTYRGLYADLSADNPLWNDIASTTGTLYDWDPASTYIQEPPFFAAFGPEPGTISPIIGARPLAVLGDSVTTDHISPAGAIKPSSPAGQYLQDNGVGVPDFNSYGSRRGNDRVMTRGTFANVRIKNLMVPGSEGGVTHYYANGDGQQMDIYDAAVRYQAAGTPLVVIAGQEYGTGSSRDWAAKGTALLGVKAVIAHSFERIHRSNLVGMGVLPCQFTDGTSAQALGLDGSETFDLTGIGDDLSPQQDATLTIHRADGQSQEVTVRVRIDTPIEVEYYRHGGILHYVLRQLVARA; encoded by the coding sequence ATGCCGCATAATCTTTTTGAGAGCCTGCAAACATTCAAGCTGGGCAACGGTCAGACGGCCCGGTTTTACTCCCTGCCCCAACTGGAACGCCACGGCCTGGGGCAGATTTCGCGCCTGCCAGTCAGCATCCGCATCGTGCTCGAATCGGTGCTGCGCAACTACGACGGGACGCGTATCGAGGAAGGCGACGTGCGCAATCTCGCCGGCTGGGGACCCCACGACACCCGGACGGCAGAAATTCCGTTCACCGTGGCCCGGATTGTGTTGCAGGATTTTACCGGCGTGCCCCTGCTGGTTGACCTGGCGGCCATGCGCTCGGCGGTCGCCAAGCTGGCCAAAGACCCCAAGCTGATCGAGCCGCTGGTGCCGGTTGATCTGGTGGTCGATCACTCGATTCAGGTCGATTATGCCGGTGTCGGCAACGCCCTTGAGCGGAATATGCAGAGAGAATTCGAGCGCAACCAGGCGCGCTATCAGTTTCTCAAATGGGGTATGCAAGCCTTTGACAGCTTCAAGGTCGTGCCACCCGGTATCGGCATCGTGCACCAGGTCAATCTCGAATACCTGGCCAAGGGCGTGCTGGAAAAAGACGGGGTGTATTACCCGGATACGCTGGTCGGAACCGACTCGCACACCACCATGATCAACGGCCTGGGCGTAGTCGGTTGGGGCGTTGGTGGTATTGAGGCCGAAGCCGGCATGCTGGGCCAACCGGTCTACTTTCTGACCCCGGATGTCGTGGGTCTGCATATGACGGGGTCGCTGCGAGAGGGCGTGACCGCAACCGACCTGGTGCTGCACTGCACCGAGCTGCTGCGGGCGGCAAAAGTCGTCGGCAAGTTTGTCGAATTCCACGGCCAAGGCGCAGCCCAGCTGCCGCTGACCGACCGCGCCACGATTGCCAATATGGCCCCGGAATATGGGGCGACCATGGGCTTTTTCCCAGTCGATGAAGAGACCTGCCGGTATCTCACAGCAACCGGTCGCAGCGAAGAGCAGGTCGATGCCTTTCGGCGCTACTTCCAGGCTCAGGACATGTTCGGCATCCCAGGCAAAGACCAGTGCAGCTACAGCCAGGTTCTGGAACTCGACCTGGCCGATGTCCAGCCGGCGGTGGCCGGTCCCAAACGCCCCCAGGACCGGATCAATCTGCCGGACCTGAAACAGACCTTTGCCGACCTGTTTCAGCAGCCGGCGAGCGAGAACGGCTATGCCAAGTCGCCGGACGAGCTGGGCACGCGCTATCCCATCAACATCAACGGCTCAGGCGATATCGGCCACGGCGATGTGCTGATTGCGGCCATTACCTCGTGCACCAACACCTCAAACCCGAGCGTCATGCTGGCGGCCGGCCTAGTCGCCAAAAAAGCGGTTGAAAAGGGCCTGACGATTCGCCCCACGGTCAAAGCGTCCCTGGGTCCGGGCTCGCGGGTCGTGACCGAGTATCTGGACGAGACCGGGCTCCAGGCCTATCTGGATCGGCTCGGCTTTCATCTGGTCGGCTACGGCTGCACGACCTGCATCGGCAACTCGGGCCCGCTCGATCCCGACATTGAGGCGGCGGTGACCAGCCATGACCTGATCACCGCCAGCGTGTTGAGCGGCAACCGGAACTTCGAGGCGCGGGTGCACCAGAACATCAAGGCCAATTTTCTCATGAGCCCGCCTCTGGTCGTGGCCTTCGCCCTGGCCGGTCGGGTCGATATCGACCTGAATACCGAGCCGCTGGGCACGGGCACCGACGGCCAGCCGGTCTACCTGCGCGATCTGTGGCCCAGCTCCGCAGAAATCCAGACCCTCATCCAGGCCGCACGCGAGCCGCACACCTATCGCGGTTTGTACGCCGACCTGAGCGCCGACAACCCCCTGTGGAACGACATCGCCAGCACCACCGGCACCCTGTACGACTGGGATCCGGCTTCGACCTATATTCAAGAGCCGCCGTTTTTTGCCGCGTTCGGACCCGAGCCGGGGACCATCAGCCCGATTATCGGCGCCCGGCCGCTGGCCGTGCTGGGCGATTCGGTCACTACCGACCACATCAGTCCGGCCGGGGCGATCAAACCCAGTTCGCCCGCCGGCCAATATCTGCAAGACAACGGGGTCGGCGTCCCAGACTTCAACAGCTACGGCTCGCGGCGGGGGAACGACCGGGTGATGACGCGGGGCACGTTTGCCAACGTCCGCATCAAAAACCTGATGGTGCCGGGCTCCGAGGGCGGGGTGACCCACTACTACGCCAATGGCGACGGGCAGCAGATGGACATCTATGACGCGGCGGTCCGTTACCAGGCGGCCGGGACACCGCTGGTCGTGATTGCCGGCCAGGAGTACGGGACCGGCAGCTCACGCGACTGGGCGGCCAAGGGCACGGCCCTGCTCGGCGTCAAAGCCGTAATTGCCCACAGCTTTGAGCGGATTCACCGCAGCAACCTGGTCGGTATGGGCGTCTTGCCGTGTCAGTTTACAGACGGCACCAGCGCCCAGGCGCTGGGTCTGGACGGCAGCGAGACCTTTGATCTGACCGGCATCGGCGACGACCTCAGCCCTCAGCAGGACGCGACGCTGACCATCCACCGGGCCGATGGACAGAGCCAGGAGGTCACGGTCCGCGTCCGGATCGATACGCCGATAGAGGTCGAATACTATCGGCACGGCGGCATTCTGCACTATGTGTTGCGACAGCTGGTCGCCCGGGCCTAG
- the rfbC gene encoding dTDP-4-dehydrorhamnose 3,5-epimerase, with translation MKVRITELPEVLIVEPEVFEDERGFFLETYHARKYAEAGIPAVFVQDNHSHSRRHTLRGLHAQGRHPQGKLVRVVQGEIFDVAVDIRPRSATFGRWVGMRLSAQSFHQAYIPPGFAHGFCVLSESAEVVYKCTEFHDPSDEIGIVWNDPAIGIAWPVVEPIVSDKDRHAPRLAEVADRLG, from the coding sequence ATGAAAGTCCGTATTACTGAACTGCCCGAGGTCCTGATTGTTGAACCCGAAGTCTTCGAGGACGAACGGGGATTTTTCCTCGAAACCTATCACGCTCGCAAGTATGCAGAGGCGGGTATTCCGGCGGTCTTTGTCCAGGACAATCATTCCCACTCGCGGCGACATACCCTGCGCGGCCTGCACGCCCAGGGGCGGCATCCGCAGGGCAAGCTGGTCCGCGTGGTCCAGGGTGAAATCTTTGACGTGGCGGTCGATATCCGTCCCCGCTCGGCCACCTTCGGGCGCTGGGTCGGGATGCGGCTGTCGGCTCAGAGTTTCCACCAGGCGTATATCCCGCCCGGCTTTGCCCACGGCTTTTGTGTACTGAGCGAGAGTGCCGAGGTGGTGTATAAGTGCACCGAGTTTCACGATCCGAGCGACGAAATCGGGATTGTGTGGAACGATCCTGCCATTGGTATTGCGTGGCCGGTGGTGGAGCCGATTGTGTCCGACAAGGACAGACACGCGCCGCGTTTGGCCGAGGTGGCCGACAGGCTGGGCTGA
- the gltX gene encoding glutamate--tRNA ligase, with protein MTRVRSRFAPSPTGYLHIGGARTALFAYLAAKEHGGTFVLRIDDTDRQRSTPEFQADMLDALGWLGLEGDEGPYFQSQRTALYQEASERLLAQDRAYRCYCTPQELQAKREAALAAGRQPAYDGTCRTYTPQPGDRRAFTLRFKGPREGQTVVDDIIKGRVVFENQELDDLILVRSDGSPTYNFCSVCDDADLRISHIVRGDDHLTNTPRQVLIFQALDADPPAFAHLPLILGPDRVRLSKRHGATAVRAYRELGYLPDALVNFLARLGWSHGDQEVFSWAELLDTFRLADVGKSAGVFNAEKLEWLNFQYQQARSPAQIRQEVQPFLADKGYRLPDDERLEQMLATLQPRAKTLCELAEAAHFYLTDALTFEDKAVKKFLTPDGLVLLEQVRRRLAGVADWTEPGLQTVFGGLMHDLDLKLGKIAQPVRVALTGGTASPGIFEVMVALGQDQTLARLDAALTTLGTGKGQISA; from the coding sequence ATGACACGCGTTCGTTCACGTTTTGCCCCCAGTCCGACCGGGTATCTGCACATCGGCGGTGCGCGCACCGCGCTGTTTGCTTATCTGGCCGCCAAGGAGCACGGCGGCACCTTCGTGCTGCGTATCGACGATACCGACCGGCAGCGCTCGACCCCGGAATTCCAGGCCGACATGCTCGACGCGCTGGGCTGGCTTGGGCTGGAAGGCGACGAAGGCCCCTATTTTCAGAGCCAACGCACAGCACTGTACCAGGAGGCGAGCGAGCGGCTGCTGGCCCAGGACAGGGCCTACCGCTGTTACTGCACGCCTCAGGAGCTGCAGGCCAAACGCGAGGCTGCCCTGGCAGCGGGCCGTCAGCCGGCCTACGACGGAACCTGTCGCACGTATACCCCGCAGCCCGGTGACCGGCGGGCGTTTACGCTCCGCTTCAAGGGACCCAGGGAAGGCCAGACGGTCGTTGACGACATCATCAAGGGGCGGGTCGTTTTCGAGAATCAGGAACTTGACGATCTGATCCTGGTCCGCTCGGACGGCTCGCCGACCTATAATTTCTGTTCCGTGTGTGACGATGCCGACCTGCGGATCAGCCATATCGTGCGCGGCGATGACCATCTGACCAATACCCCGCGCCAAGTTCTGATCTTTCAGGCGCTTGATGCCGACCCGCCGGCCTTTGCCCACCTGCCCCTGATTCTCGGCCCCGATCGGGTACGGCTCAGCAAACGGCATGGGGCAACCGCGGTACGCGCCTATCGTGAGCTGGGCTATCTGCCCGACGCTCTGGTTAATTTTCTGGCCCGTCTGGGCTGGTCACACGGCGATCAGGAGGTGTTTTCGTGGGCCGAGCTGCTGGATACCTTCCGTCTTGCCGATGTCGGCAAATCGGCCGGGGTGTTTAATGCCGAGAAGCTGGAATGGCTCAATTTTCAGTACCAGCAGGCCCGCTCGCCGGCCCAGATTCGCCAAGAGGTCCAGCCCTTTCTGGCCGACAAAGGCTATCGTTTGCCCGATGACGAGCGGCTCGAACAGATGCTGGCCACGCTCCAGCCCCGGGCCAAAACTCTGTGTGAGTTAGCGGAGGCGGCGCATTTTTATCTCACCGACGCCCTGACCTTTGAGGACAAGGCGGTCAAGAAATTTTTGACGCCGGACGGCTTGGTCCTGCTCGAACAGGTGCGCCGGCGGCTCGCCGGTGTTGCGGACTGGACCGAACCCGGACTGCAGACCGTCTTCGGCGGTCTGATGCACGACCTCGACCTCAAGCTGGGCAAGATCGCCCAGCCGGTGCGGGTGGCGCTGACCGGCGGGACGGCCAGTCCAGGTATCTTCGAGGTCATGGTCGCCCTGGGCCAGGACCAGACGCTGGCCCGCCTGGATGCCGCCCTGACGACGCTGGGGACGGGAAAAGGGCAGATTTCGGCTTGA
- the yhbH gene encoding sporulation protein YhbH: protein MSDTIFRPYSSSDSLRSDRSATDRQRHRQKVREAVRENIADLIAEESIIGKNKDKIIKVPIRGMKEYRFIYGENAPGVGQGDGSSQPGQVVGKANGEGQGPGEGQAGDQAGVDYYETDVTLEELIDIMFEDLELPDLERKTLREIPSERVSKRKGFRKMGVRVRLDKRRTAMARIRRKVAVMRRDGLSEWDPEQRFPFHTDDMTYRHLVEDVRPDSNAAVVCIMDTSGSMDTMKKYLARSFFFLLYQFVSTKYDKVELAFVAHHTEGREVTEDEFFYKGESGGTFISSGYNKALEIIQERYHPSLWNVYAFHCSDGDNFESDNPATLRAAQELCEMCNLFGYGEIKPLGSRYYESSMLNIFRRLEADNYQTVLIERKEDIWPSFRAFMSKEQGERTQASARSAAEQPAE, encoded by the coding sequence ATGTCAGACACCATCTTTCGTCCCTACTCGTCCTCTGACTCCCTGCGGTCCGACCGGAGCGCGACCGACCGTCAGCGCCACCGTCAGAAGGTCCGTGAGGCGGTCAGGGAGAACATTGCCGACCTGATCGCCGAGGAGTCCATCATCGGCAAAAACAAGGACAAGATCATCAAGGTGCCGATCCGGGGGATGAAGGAGTACCGCTTCATCTATGGCGAAAACGCCCCCGGCGTCGGCCAGGGGGATGGCAGCTCCCAACCCGGTCAGGTGGTCGGCAAGGCCAACGGCGAGGGCCAGGGACCGGGTGAGGGCCAGGCCGGTGATCAGGCCGGGGTCGATTATTATGAAACCGATGTGACGCTCGAAGAGCTGATCGACATCATGTTTGAAGACCTCGAACTGCCCGACCTCGAACGTAAGACCCTGCGCGAGATTCCGTCCGAGCGGGTCAGCAAGCGCAAGGGCTTCCGCAAAATGGGAGTGCGGGTCCGGCTCGACAAACGGCGGACGGCGATGGCCCGGATTCGGCGCAAGGTGGCGGTCATGCGGCGCGACGGCCTGAGCGAGTGGGATCCCGAACAGCGCTTTCCGTTTCACACCGACGACATGACCTACCGCCACCTGGTCGAGGACGTGCGCCCCGACTCGAACGCGGCAGTGGTGTGTATCATGGATACCTCGGGGTCAATGGACACGATGAAGAAGTACCTGGCCCGTAGCTTCTTCTTTCTGCTCTATCAGTTTGTGAGCACAAAATACGACAAGGTCGAACTCGCCTTTGTCGCCCATCACACCGAGGGCCGTGAGGTCACCGAAGACGAGTTCTTCTACAAGGGCGAGTCGGGCGGCACCTTCATTTCATCGGGCTACAACAAGGCGCTGGAGATCATTCAGGAGCGCTATCACCCGAGTCTGTGGAACGTCTACGCCTTTCACTGCTCGGACGGCGATAATTTCGAGTCCGACAATCCGGCCACCCTCAGGGCTGCCCAGGAGCTGTGCGAGATGTGCAATCTGTTCGGCTACGGGGAGATCAAACCCCTGGGCTCGCGCTATTACGAGAGTTCGATGCTCAATATTTTCCGGCGTCTGGAGGCCGACAATTACCAGACGGTCCTTATCGAGCGCAAGGAGGACATCTGGCCGAGTTTCCGGGCCTTCATGTCAAAAGAACAGGGCGAGCGGACGCAGGCCAGCGCCAGGTCGGCCGCCGAGCAGCCGGCCGAGTGA
- a CDS encoding SpoVR family protein translates to MADWDVRELERWNEKIQAKVEDFGLSCYPQEFEVCDHSQMLGYMAYHGMPSHYPHWSFGKSYEKLKTMYDYGVSGLPYEMVINSSPAIAYLMRDNSLCLQILTIAHVYGHNDFFRNNFTFRQTGAESTITRCKIHAERVRAYSEDPSIGVEKVEVLLDSAHSLAMQCRRNLAIKKLAPEEERKRALEDAQPKDDPFRAIHKPQAYTQPDLHKVPLSPEEDILLFIRDYNPYLSEWEKDLLTIVHEESQYFIPQMETKIMNEGWASFWHREIMNSLGLPQELYLEFLVRHNQVVRPHPQGINPYHLGLKLWDDIKRRHDEPTPEEIEKYGQPEKTGLEAMFEVREVDRDVSFLRRFLTEELMREMDMFQYEPRGDELVISHVSDKDGWREVKETLLKTVGMGTVPVLKVEDADYSQNRTLYLKHHHDSRDLQLEHAERCLSYLHRLWGHEVVLETVVNGKRIMLSHSDKGFAARPLK, encoded by the coding sequence ATGGCAGACTGGGACGTGCGAGAGCTCGAGCGCTGGAACGAGAAGATCCAGGCCAAGGTCGAGGACTTCGGCCTGTCCTGCTATCCGCAGGAGTTTGAGGTGTGTGACCATTCTCAGATGCTGGGCTATATGGCCTATCACGGCATGCCGTCACACTATCCGCACTGGTCGTTCGGCAAGAGTTACGAGAAGCTGAAGACGATGTACGACTACGGGGTGTCGGGCCTGCCCTACGAGATGGTCATCAACTCCAGCCCGGCCATCGCCTATCTGATGCGGGATAACTCCCTGTGTCTGCAGATCCTGACCATCGCCCACGTGTACGGCCACAACGACTTCTTCAGGAACAACTTCACCTTCCGCCAGACCGGGGCGGAATCGACGATCACCCGCTGCAAAATCCACGCCGAGCGGGTTCGGGCGTACAGCGAAGATCCGTCGATCGGGGTGGAGAAGGTCGAGGTCTTGCTCGACTCCGCCCACTCCCTGGCCATGCAGTGCCGGCGCAATCTGGCCATCAAAAAGCTCGCGCCCGAAGAGGAACGCAAACGCGCGCTGGAAGACGCTCAGCCCAAAGACGACCCCTTCCGCGCCATTCATAAACCGCAGGCCTATACCCAGCCCGATCTGCACAAAGTCCCGCTCTCGCCGGAAGAGGACATCCTGTTGTTCATCCGCGACTATAATCCGTATCTGAGCGAGTGGGAGAAAGACCTGCTGACCATCGTTCACGAGGAGTCGCAGTATTTCATTCCGCAGATGGAAACCAAGATCATGAACGAGGGCTGGGCCAGCTTCTGGCATCGTGAGATCATGAACAGCCTCGGGCTGCCCCAGGAGTTGTACCTCGAATTCCTGGTCCGTCACAATCAGGTCGTCCGCCCGCACCCCCAGGGCATTAACCCCTATCACCTCGGCCTGAAGCTGTGGGACGATATCAAGCGTCGCCATGACGAGCCCACGCCGGAAGAAATCGAGAAGTACGGCCAGCCCGAAAAGACGGGCCTGGAGGCGATGTTCGAGGTCCGCGAGGTTGACCGCGACGTGTCCTTCCTGCGGCGCTTTTTGACTGAAGAGTTGATGCGCGAGATGGACATGTTTCAGTACGAGCCGCGCGGCGACGAGCTGGTCATCTCACACGTATCGGATAAGGACGGTTGGCGGGAGGTCAAAGAGACCCTGCTCAAGACCGTCGGCATGGGCACCGTCCCGGTGCTCAAGGTCGAGGATGCCGACTACAGCCAGAACCGGACCCTGTATCTGAAGCACCACCACGACAGTCGAGACCTCCAACTCGAACACGCCGAGCGCTGCTTGTCCTACCTGCACCGGCTGTGGGGCCATGAAGTCGTGCTCGAAACCGTTGTCAACGGCAAGCGGATCATGCTGTCCCACAGCGACAAGGGCTTTGCCGCCCGGCCGCTCAAATAG
- a CDS encoding 2-C-methyl-D-erythritol 2,4-cyclodiphosphate synthase produces MRFRVGHGADIHRLEPGRKLILGGIHIPWDTGLAGHSDADVVCHALSNALLGAIGAGDIGQHFPDSDPQYRGASSLGLLRVVMALVKEHGFRLGNADITVFAQQPKLAPYRQAMREQLAAALDAKPAAVNIKATTGEKLGYIGRGEGMLAEAVVLLESEEG; encoded by the coding sequence ATGCGATTTCGCGTGGGTCACGGCGCCGATATTCACCGTCTTGAGCCGGGTCGCAAACTCATTCTGGGCGGCATCCATATTCCGTGGGACACGGGTCTGGCCGGCCACTCGGACGCCGACGTGGTGTGTCACGCGCTGAGCAATGCTCTGCTGGGCGCGATTGGGGCGGGGGATATCGGCCAGCACTTTCCCGACTCCGACCCGCAGTATCGGGGGGCGTCAAGCCTCGGGCTGCTGCGCGTCGTCATGGCCCTGGTCAAGGAGCACGGCTTTCGCCTGGGCAATGCCGATATTACGGTCTTTGCCCAGCAGCCCAAACTGGCGCCGTATCGACAGGCGATGCGCGAGCAACTGGCCGCAGCCCTCGACGCCAAGCCGGCAGCGGTCAACATCAAGGCCACGACAGGCGAAAAGCTGGGCTATATCGGGCGTGGAGAAGGCATGCTGGCCGAGGCCGTGGTGCTGCTGGAATCAGAAGAAGGGTGA